Part of the Juglans regia cultivar Chandler chromosome 14, Walnut 2.0, whole genome shotgun sequence genome, AAATTCCCCGTACGttcttcatctctctctgtGCCCACGATGCACTACACTCGCCAATTTTTCACATTATCTTTTTCACACGCAGTTTATTCTCATTTTCCTCGCCCCTCTCTTGTGATTTGTGAGTCTACCGTCCGCTGCTCTGTGGGTTGTGTCGCCTACAAGTTCCTCACCGGAGTTTTGGTTAAACGACGGTAAGCATCTCAGTTTCTCTCACTCTAGGTTTTCAGATCGCTCTCACTTcgttatttgtttttaattccaTTGTGGTTTTGTGGCTGTCATAGCAAGTCTCTAGGTTTTTCTCACACATCTCTGTTTTGGTTCCGGCCAACGTGCGTGGCCAAGCCGTACGTTGTCGCCTCTGTCCGTGGGCTCCATTTTCGTCGCCGTAGTCCCCGTCCCACATCAGTGAGCGTTTCCCTATCTTGGTTCATGGTTCTGTCTCACGTACTCCTTTCCTTATAGCCCCTTGATTTTCTCTTCTACAGACGCCTTCTCTTACTCTAGGTTTTAGGCCGCAGTCAACAGGGACATCGGAGTCTACAGGCACCTCTCACCGGCACCAAGGCATGCCCTAATCGATTATATTACATTTTTGGGTGTTGATTCCACTTTGCGATTATCCCCccaaattctttaaatttaatttctaattgAATTGTTGAATACTAATCACAAGGTAGTAATCTTACACTAGGCAGCGTAGTTTAACCACGAAACCAATCGATCTCCACTCCGGGACTAGGAAAGGTACATGTGAGTTTTAGCGTCGTAATTGTCGCTTATGTTATTGTGTGACTTGGTTGTTGGTGCTTACTAGAAGGTTCTACGTCTATATTCGTGTATTTTAAATTGTAGATGCTATTGAACTTATAACTTTTGTGGTTCAACCTCGTGGAATGTGTGGCTGTCCAGGGTTAATATGTGGCTGTTTGGGTCGATATGTGACTGGTTGGGTTGACACATGGTTGTTTGGGTTGACATGTGGCTGTTGGTTTTATGAGTGTGGTTGTTCGGGCTGTTATATGTGGCTGGTTGGGTTGTTTTAATTGCTGGAAAATGTGGTTGCTTTTGCTTGAAGTGTGTGTGACGAATTAATTATGGCTGTTTAGTTTAATTGACTTGCCGGGAGTGAGTTGGTTGGCTTGAAATTGCGGTGGTTTTGTTTTATGGGTGTGTGatgatttaattaataattgtggGCTTGCGTTAATCTGTCATTAGAATCGGGTAGATGCTATTAGTTGGATAGGTTTGGTGCTTATGTAGgttattaatatatcaattcatGTTCTCTAGTATAGGTGTTGGGATTGCCAGAGTTCAAACTCAAAGATTTAGACAATACATTGCAAGAGTCAAGTAAGCAGTactcctatgctagattttgcctAAACTTTGactgaagttgatttttttttttaaacgtgcatatttggttatgaaacaTTAGAAAACAATCTCAGGCattttttctgcattttttgTTATCTGAAcatgtacaaaaaaattctgtcatgattggtgtagacatgagcattTTTGCCACATTGTTTCTTAATTGTATAAAAGAGCAAATCTGAAATTCTATACTTTTGCATACAATTTATGTGATTTATATCTGCTCAGCACTTAGTTTTGATATGAaatattgcatatgaaaaacctttagCATGACTCTGTTTCTGCTTCCGTCCAGACCTTACCAtaggtgtaaaattgtggcctctgtAAAACAGATCTGGACAGTGTTGGTAACAGCTAGAAAGAGACATGTGGGCGCAGTAATGGGTGGGTCTCCCAAATTGGGACTAGTCATGGTCAAAGAAGGCACTTCCAGCAGATTGTACATAAATGAATAGAGAATTTATGGAAAAAGAAATTAGCTCAAATAGAGAATGCAGTCTCTTGATTAGctaaaattaaagaattaatattgtttgGAGATgccttagagcattcacatctaatcaaatttttgcttaaattttagctaaaaaattgTCTAAAATTTTGCTCATCTTTCTAGAACTTCttacatctcattctctattatttctctattctattaaaatagtctttttctattctttctttattattattttctctcatttcccttTGCCATATAACtactcacttttttattttatattttccttctttttgaaCAATAACtctgaatattttaaacaaaaatttaaattatttttttgcttaataATGCTTTCCAAATTATTAcgtctttaaaaataatagaactttATTCAAAATCGTTTTTTCCAAcggttaaattttaaaaaattattagggaatttcaatatataattctatttgaactttaaaatatatataattatataattatttaggaATTGAAATCGTATATAGCAATATGGAAATGAGTGTTTGTTAATAAAAATCAGTTAAATGTTTagtaaaaatgactttatttactattgaatgatataaaaatataatctgcatcacattaacaaaaataagaattttttatttttatgatattgtttttagttttgaatatatagtaggaataatatatatctaaatatattattaatttggaaaaaaaaaatgatttaggatTGTTAGAGCGCAATAATTTGGGGAGCAACTGTACGAGTCCTAAAATCAAGAACTTAGTTTGGGATGTCCGCCAAAGTCCCATTTTCTTCCCTTCTCgtatttttttccctataatttgGCTCAGGAGCACTTATTGGGAGAcgaatgtgaatgctcttagcTTTCTATTATGAAGTGAAGTGTGTCATTAAAGCACTCACAATGTTTTCTCggcttattctttaaaatatattatcaaattttactttttctattttatatatcaacttttaaaatatatcaacattaatttatctattttttttttctaaatcatttaaatattcttgttttaatattttttagtcatttcaaatatttcctttaactattaataatatattcatatctttaatatttacaatatcttcCGAGATCTCAAACCCTCCCTCATCTCTCACAAAATTCTAAATCGAAGCAACTTGTTTCTGTTTCAAATAGCTTCGCTTGCTGCCATTTTAACCCAAAGCTCATAAACAAAACCTCCATTGATTCAAGTGAAGAACTCAAAAGTTAAACCTTAATACCATTTCGGAAGAGCTAATCAGACCCTGAAATTAAGAGGgaaaaattcaacaaattggaaaaagaaattatacgaGGCAGCTTCTACGATTTTGGGTTGTTTGGAGAGAGGACGAAAGAGAGGATTTTGTTACTTCCAGTGTCAGTGTTGCTTGACCAAGATGAGGCAGCCACTTTTTTCGCGAGAGAAAACTCGGTGATGAAATCAATGAACAACCGATTCAGTTTTACTAGAGGACGAGATGGCGCCAAACAAAACATGGGCTGAAATGAAACTAGGCAAAACAAAAGCAACAATGAAAGAAGAGCTGAAGgagagaaatgaattaaaaataatgataattaaaaacaaacattgtttgttttcgcatatgagatgagatgaattgatataaaagttaaaaattaaataaaatattattagaatttttttttaatattattattattttttgcaattgaaaatgttgaattatttattttattttatataaaaatttgagaaaattataattagtagatgagatgagaagtgttgtgaaaacaaacgagaccttaaaaATGTGAACGGTATCAGCTAAATGTAGCGGAATCACTatagttatttggaaaataaagatgaaatacaTAATCGGTTGGACGTGACTTTTgagttattttctttaaattttacaaaaatatgaattttacgTAACCCATTGTGAATGCTCAAGCA contains:
- the LOC109001614 gene encoding uncharacterized protein LOC109001614; its protein translation is MNRKLYVVFYGLLLCCLFSFRLDLSLSLFPSVSSSFSFSPPHFLSRTLFLPLLSPSSLFVRQAPWLVSRASIDDGHSSPSCKTTATISFIADFPLHTVYSHFPRPSLVICESTVRCSVGCVAYKFLTGVLVKRRKSLGFSHTSLFWFRPTCVAKPYVVASVRGLHFRRRSPRPTSTPSLTLGFRPQSTGTSESTGTSHRHQGVGIARVQTQRFRQYIARVKPYHRCKIVASVKQIWTVLVTARKRHVGAVMGGSPKLGLVMVKEGTSSRLYINE